The proteins below come from a single Indicator indicator isolate 239-I01 chromosome 12, UM_Iind_1.1, whole genome shotgun sequence genomic window:
- the CHMP4C gene encoding charged multivesicular body protein 4c has protein sequence MSKISKFLKGGGSASSKSRGGPTPQEALARLRETEEMLSKKQEYLETRIERELAAARQYGTKNKRAALQALKRKKRYEKQLSQIDGTLSTIEFQREALENSHTNTEVLKNMGYAAQAMKKVHENMDLNKIDDLMQDITEQQDVAQEISDAISNRAGFGDEFDEDELMAELEELEQEELNKGMRNIRLPSVPSTSLPSRPGKLLACHSTFLRIKAVSTRKRAEDEDEMKKLAAWAS, from the exons ATGAGTAAGATTTCGAAGTTTTTGAAGGGGGGGGGCTCGGCCTCCTCCAAGAGCCGCGGGGGGCCCACGCCGCAGGAGGCCCTGGCCCGCCTGCGGGAGACGGAGGAGATGCTCAGCAAGAAGCAGGAGTACCTGGAGACGAGGATCGAGCGAGAGTTGGCGGCAGCCCGGCAGTACGGCACCAAGAACAAGCGAG ctgcCTTACAAgcactgaagaggaaaaaaagatacGAAAAACAATTGAGTCAAATTGATGGGACACTGTCGACCATTGAGTTCCAGAGAGAGGCGCTGGAAAATTCCCACACCAACACAGAAGTGCTCAAGAACATGGGTTATGCTGCACAAGCTATGAAAAAAGTGCATGAAAACAT GGACTTGAACAAAATTGATGATTTGATGCAAGATATCACTGAACAGCAAGATGTTGCCCAGGAAATTTCAGATGCTATCTCAAACCGAGCTGGCTTTGGTGATGAGTTTGATGAG GATGAGCTGATGGCAGAATTAGAAGAACTGGAGCAAGAAGAATTGAACAAAGGAATGAGAAACATCAGACTGCCAAGTGTTCCGTCCACGTCGCTGCCTTCACGCCCGGGTAAGCTGCTCGCTTGCCATTCTACCTTTCTCAGGATCAAGGCAG TATCGACTAGGAAGAGGGCAGAGGATGAAGATGAAATGAAgaagctggctgcctgggcttcATAA
- the ZFAND1 gene encoding AN1-type zinc finger protein 1 isoform X2 produces the protein MAELELGQHCGVPDCHQLDFLPFVCDGCSGVFCLQHRSRDAHGCSEVNIRKNAVKPDQHRSYPCSYKDCNGRELVPVLCPCCEKHFCLRHRHPSDHECEKLDTPKPRMAATQQLLKDIIDSKTDKEAKGKKRKGAKNSETAAKVALMKLKMHACGDKSLPQVIFLPKGNKEKSKPMFFCSKWSIGKVVDFAASLASLKNDNNKSTSQKLRLCHSASGAALPFEHTLETWLSDKDYPLYNGGNIILEYLDNNGLLIEDTESYFS, from the exons ATGgcggagctggagctggggcagcaCTGTGGGGTACCGGATTGCCACCAGCTCG ATTTTCTCCCCTTTGTATGTGATGGCTGTTCAGGTGTCTTTTG CCTTCAGCACAGGAGCCGGGATGCTCATGGTTGTTCTGAG GTGAATATAAGAAAAAATGCTGTGAAGCCAGATCAGCACAGATCTTACCCATGTTCATACAAGGACTGCAATGGAAGGGAGCTGGTGCCAGTTTTATGTCCCTGttgtgaaaaacatttttgccTCAG GCACCGGCACCCATCAGACCATGAGTGTGAGAAACTGGACACCCCAAAACCTCGAATGGCTGCCACCCAGCAGCTACTTAAAGACATTATAG ATTCTAAAACAGATAAGGaagcaaaaggcaaaaaacGGAAAGGAGCAAAAAACAGTGAGACAGCAGCGAAAGTGGCATTaatgaaactgaaaatgcaTGCCTGTGGAGACAAGTCCTTGCCTCAGGTCA TATTTTTACCAAAGggtaacaaagagaaaagcaagccCATGTTCTTTTGCAGTAAGTGGAGTATTGGCAAAGTAGTAGATTTTGCAGCTTCCTTAGCAAGCCTTAAAAATGACAACAACAAATCCACATCCCAG AAACTGAGATTATGCCATAGTGCCTCTGGAGCAGCCTTGCCATTTGAGCACACGCTGGAAACCTGGCTGTCTGATAAGGACTATCCATTGTACAATGGTGGAAATATCATTCTGGAGTATCTTGATAATAACGGTCTGCTTATAGAAGATACGGAGTCATACTTTAGTTAA
- the ZFAND1 gene encoding AN1-type zinc finger protein 1 isoform X1 produces MAELELGQHCGVPDCHQLDFLPFVCDGCSGVFCLQHRSRDAHGCSEVNIRKNAVKPDQHRSYPCSYKDCNGRELVPVLCPCCEKHFCLRHRHPSDHECEKLDTPKPRMAATQQLLKDIIDSKTDKEAKGKKRKGAKNSETAAKVALMKLKMHACGDKSLPQTERIYFQVFLPKGNKEKSKPMFFCSKWSIGKVVDFAASLASLKNDNNKSTSQKLRLCHSASGAALPFEHTLETWLSDKDYPLYNGGNIILEYLDNNGLLIEDTESYFS; encoded by the exons ATGgcggagctggagctggggcagcaCTGTGGGGTACCGGATTGCCACCAGCTCG ATTTTCTCCCCTTTGTATGTGATGGCTGTTCAGGTGTCTTTTG CCTTCAGCACAGGAGCCGGGATGCTCATGGTTGTTCTGAG GTGAATATAAGAAAAAATGCTGTGAAGCCAGATCAGCACAGATCTTACCCATGTTCATACAAGGACTGCAATGGAAGGGAGCTGGTGCCAGTTTTATGTCCCTGttgtgaaaaacatttttgccTCAG GCACCGGCACCCATCAGACCATGAGTGTGAGAAACTGGACACCCCAAAACCTCGAATGGCTGCCACCCAGCAGCTACTTAAAGACATTATAG ATTCTAAAACAGATAAGGaagcaaaaggcaaaaaacGGAAAGGAGCAAAAAACAGTGAGACAGCAGCGAAAGTGGCATTaatgaaactgaaaatgcaTGCCTGTGGAGACAAGTCCTTGCCTCAG aCAGAAAGAATTTACTTTCAAGTATTTTTACCAAAGggtaacaaagagaaaagcaagccCATGTTCTTTTGCAGTAAGTGGAGTATTGGCAAAGTAGTAGATTTTGCAGCTTCCTTAGCAAGCCTTAAAAATGACAACAACAAATCCACATCCCAG AAACTGAGATTATGCCATAGTGCCTCTGGAGCAGCCTTGCCATTTGAGCACACGCTGGAAACCTGGCTGTCTGATAAGGACTATCCATTGTACAATGGTGGAAATATCATTCTGGAGTATCTTGATAATAACGGTCTGCTTATAGAAGATACGGAGTCATACTTTAGTTAA